The DNA region AATGCCTAAACCAATCATTAAAATTAAAAATCTATCTTTTGCTTTTAAAAAAGAAATTAATATTTTAGAAAATATTAATTTAAATGTTTTTCAGAATGATTTTTTAGGAATTATCGGTCCTAATGGAGGCGGAAAAACAACTCTTTTAAAGATAATTTTAGGGCTTTTAAATCCTGACAAAGGAACTATTACAGTTTTTGATAAAAATCCGAAAGTCGCTAGAAATATGATCGGCTATGTTCCGCAATTTTTGAAAACAGATTTAGATTGCCCAATAAGCGTTTTGGAAATTGTTTTAACAGGAATATTAAGTGAAAAAAGAATATTTCAAAAATATAATGATAAAGATTTAAAATTAGCGAAACAAGCATTGGATTTTGTGAGTTTGTGGAATTTAAAAGACAGGCAGATCGGCGAATTGTCAGGCGGGCAACGACAAAGAGTTTATATTGCCCGCGCTTTAATCAGGAAACCAAAGCTGTTTATTTTTGACGAGCCAACAGCAAGCATAGATGAAAAATCAGAACAAGATTTTTGGAATTTATTGCAAGAGATTAACAAAAAAACAACAATTATTATAGTCTCGCATGAGATAGGAGTTATATTTCAAAATGTTAACAGGATAGCTTGTTTAAATAAACAGCTTCATTGCCATGACGCTGACGAGATAACAACGGAAATGTTAGACAAAACCTATAAATGCGATATTGAACTTTTAGGCCATGGTTTGCCGCATAGAGTTTTAAAAAAACATTAAAGCAAAAAGAGTTTTTATATTTTTGATATTATATAAAATTAAAAATATTTTTATGAAAAAGAAACAAAAAACAAACT from Patescibacteria group bacterium includes:
- a CDS encoding metal ABC transporter ATP-binding protein gives rise to the protein MPKPIIKIKNLSFAFKKEINILENINLNVFQNDFLGIIGPNGGGKTTLLKIILGLLNPDKGTITVFDKNPKVARNMIGYVPQFLKTDLDCPISVLEIVLTGILSEKRIFQKYNDKDLKLAKQALDFVSLWNLKDRQIGELSGGQRQRVYIARALIRKPKLFIFDEPTASIDEKSEQDFWNLLQEINKKTTIIIVSHEIGVIFQNVNRIACLNKQLHCHDADEITTEMLDKTYKCDIELLGHGLPHRVLKKH